CGAAACCGTTGCGCAGCATCCCTGACCACCGGTCCCTTCGGAAATCTCGCTGTTCATGGGCCGCGCGAGCTGCCCGGCCTCGGCCAGTATGCCTGGCGGATACGGCGAACGTATACATCGGTCGTGAAACATCGGTCAAAAACCAGGTGTTCACATGCGGTTTTCCTCGGACGTGGTCTGGACCACTTGTCAGCCCTGCGGACCGAGCAGTACGCACCACCCGGCCGCCGCGGCCACCAGGCAGACCGCCCCGGCCATCGCCCGCAGCGGTACGGGTCCGACCGGCCCCGGCGGGCCCTCGGCCGGCTCCAGCTGCCGCCGCCGGCGCAGCCCGTAGCCGTACGTCGCGCAGGCCGTCAGCGCGAGCAGTCCGCCGAGCGTGACCAGGCCCGGCTGCCGGTCGGCCAGGCCGGTGCGCAGCACCAGCGCCGCGTTGACGGTCAGCACCAGGGCGGTCCGGCCCCAGGCCAGCAGGGTGCGTTCCGGCTGCAGGCCGGGGTCGCGGTTCACCGGGAGTAGCCGATGATCAGAGCGGCGAAGACGAACGAGATCACCACCACGCAGCAGGTCAGCACCAGCAGGAAGTGGGTGCGCGGCAGCGGTTGGCCGGCCCGCACCGCCCGGTCCACCCGGGCCCACCGCCGGTACGCGGCCGTGCCCATCCCGGCCGCCCCGAGCGCCAGCACCACCCCGAGCGCCGCCCGGACGGGTGCGGGGGCCAGCCCGGGGGCCAGCTGGTCGAGCGCGATCGCCCCCGCCAGCAGGGCGAGGGCGGTTCTGATCCAGGCCAGGAAGGTGCGCTCGTTGGCGAGCGAGAACCGGTAGTCCGGCTCCTCGGGCTGGCTCGGTTCCGGCATGGAAATGAGCTTAGCCACGAGCCCCCAGGGGGACTCGTGGCCAAGTGGGCGTGTCGGATCGGGCGGCCCGACCGGGCGGGCCCGATCAGGCGGCCGGGGCCGGCTGGGGGGCCTCGGTGAGCTGCTCCTCGGGGATCTCCTCGGCGCGGTCGGCGGGCAGGCTGCCGAGCAGGCGGTAGGCGACCGCCGAGCCGGCCAGCAGGCAGAGCACCCCGACCGCGGCGGCCAGGTGCAGGCCGTCGGTGAAGGCGATCCGGGCGGCACCGAGCAGCTGCTCGGCGACGTCGATGGGCAGCTCGGCGGCGACCGTGACCGCACCGCCGAGGGTGTCCTGAGCGACCGTCAGCGCGCCGTCCGGCAGGGCGGCCGGCAGCTTGCCGTCCAGCCGGGCGGTGTAGACGGCCGCACCGGCGGCGCCCAGCACCGCGATGCCGAGCGATCCGCCCAGCTCACTGGCGGTCTCCGAGGTGGCCGAGGCGGCACCGGCCTGGTCCGCCGGGGCGGCCGAGACCACCAGCTCGGCGGTCTGCATCACGGTGCTCACGCTGCCGGCGGCCAGCACCCCGGCGCCGACCAGGATCAGCGCCAGCGGCGAGTCGACCTGGACCTGGGTCAGGATGCCGAAGCCGAGCGCCCCGACCAGCATGCCGCCGGCCATCTGCACACCGGGCCGGATCTTCCCGGCCAGCGCCCCGGAGATCCCGACCGCCGCACCGACCCCGACGCTGGGCAGCAGCGCCCAGAGCGAGGCGGTCAGCGGGCTGTAGCCACGGACCAGCTGGAGGTACTGCGAGGTGAAGAGGGAGAAGCCCATCATCGCCAGCATCGCGATGGTGTTGACCGAGATCGCCCCGGTGAAGATCGGGTTGCGGAACAGCGCCAGGTCGACCAGCGGCGTGGCGGCGGTGCGCAGTCGCAGGACCAGCAGACCGACCAGCACCAGACCGCCCACGATGGCCAGCGCGGCCGTCAGGTCCCAGCCCTCGACCGCCAGCTGCTTGATGCCGTAGACCACCGGCAGCACGGCGGAGACCGAGAGCACCGCGCCGAGCAGGTCGAACCGTCCGGCCCGGGGGGCCTTGTACTCCGGCAGCAGCGCCGGGGCGGCGAGCAGCACCAGGAGCATCACCGGCACGGCGCAGAGGAAGACCGCGCCCCAGTGGAAGTGCTCCAGCAGCAGTCCGCCGGCCACCGGGCCGAGGGTGGCGCCGGCCATCAGCACGCCGCTCCAGGCGCCCATCGCGGCCTGCCGCTGCTTCGGGTCGTGGAACATGTTCCGGATCAGCGCCATGGTCGAGGGCATCAGGGTCGCCCCGGTCAGCCCGAGCAGCGCCCGGGCCGCGATCAGCTGCGCCGCGCCGTCCGCCGTGGCGGCCAGCACCGAGGCGGCGGCGAAGCCGGCCGCGCCGGCCATCAGCAGCTTCCGGCGGCCGATCCGGTCGCCCAGCGCGCCCATCGGGATCAGCAGCCCGGCCAGCACGAACGAGTACATGTCCATGATCCAGAGCTGCTGGGTGCCACTCGGCTGCAGTTCCTTGCTGATGAACGGCAGGCCGAAGAACAGGATG
This genomic interval from Kitasatospora gansuensis contains the following:
- a CDS encoding DUF202 domain-containing protein is translated as MNRDPGLQPERTLLAWGRTALVLTVNAALVLRTGLADRQPGLVTLGGLLALTACATYGYGLRRRRQLEPAEGPPGPVGPVPLRAMAGAVCLVAAAAGWCVLLGPQG
- a CDS encoding YidH family protein — translated: MPEPSQPEEPDYRFSLANERTFLAWIRTALALLAGAIALDQLAPGLAPAPVRAALGVVLALGAAGMGTAAYRRWARVDRAVRAGQPLPRTHFLLVLTCCVVVISFVFAALIIGYSR
- a CDS encoding MFS transporter, with the translated sequence MTATHGLAGRREWTGLAVLLLPTLVLSMDMGILFFGLPFISKELQPSGTQQLWIMDMYSFVLAGLLIPMGALGDRIGRRKLLMAGAAGFAAASVLAATADGAAQLIAARALLGLTGATLMPSTMALIRNMFHDPKQRQAAMGAWSGVLMAGATLGPVAGGLLLEHFHWGAVFLCAVPVMLLVLLAAPALLPEYKAPRAGRFDLLGAVLSVSAVLPVVYGIKQLAVEGWDLTAALAIVGGLVLVGLLVLRLRTAATPLVDLALFRNPIFTGAISVNTIAMLAMMGFSLFTSQYLQLVRGYSPLTASLWALLPSVGVGAAVGISGALAGKIRPGVQMAGGMLVGALGFGILTQVQVDSPLALILVGAGVLAAGSVSTVMQTAELVVSAAPADQAGAASATSETASELGGSLGIAVLGAAGAAVYTARLDGKLPAALPDGALTVAQDTLGGAVTVAAELPIDVAEQLLGAARIAFTDGLHLAAAVGVLCLLAGSAVAYRLLGSLPADRAEEIPEEQLTEAPQPAPAA